In the genome of Bacteroidota bacterium, one region contains:
- a CDS encoding nucleotidyltransferase domain-containing protein, which yields MRGEAHQKSDIDILVDWNYTQRIGLQFIQMKFDLEKILNKKVDLVSSNGLSKYIKPLVDNEKQLIYAR from the coding sequence ATTCGAGGCGAAGCACACCAAAAGAGCGATATTGATATTCTTGTAGACTGGAATTATACTCAAAGAATAGGCTTACAATTTATCCAAATGAAATTTGACCTTGAAAAAATATTAAACAAGAAGGTTGATTTGGTGTCATCTAATGGATTATCAAAATATATAAAGCCATTAGTTGATAATGAAAAGCAATTGATATATGCGAGATAG
- a CDS encoding Gfo/Idh/MocA family oxidoreductase, with protein sequence MKKTKIGVIGAGHLGKIHIKLLKEIEAFELCGFYDLSDVNTAQVIEEFGVKSFASADELIESVDAVDIVTPTLFHYENAVKVLRSQKHLFIEKPISSTVDEALSLIELAREANVKAQVGHVERFNPAFLAARQFDLKPMFIETHRLAEFNPRGLDVPVVLDLMIHDIDIMLHLVKSNVKRISASGVAVVSDTADICNARIEFDNGCVANLTSSRISMKNMRKTRVFQKDAYISIDFLNKEVEMVQMHDLVGTPGPFDMIMELGDDRTSKKISFNNPEVPATNAIKMELEDFAHSIQHKKPTVVSLHDGYRALDVAYQILDQVEKTMVKNI encoded by the coding sequence ATGAAAAAAACAAAAATAGGCGTTATCGGAGCAGGCCATTTGGGCAAAATACATATCAAGTTGCTCAAAGAAATTGAAGCATTCGAACTTTGTGGTTTCTATGATTTGAGCGATGTAAATACCGCACAGGTCATTGAAGAATTTGGTGTGAAATCTTTTGCCAGTGCCGATGAGCTTATAGAATCAGTGGATGCGGTTGACATCGTTACCCCTACCCTTTTTCATTATGAAAATGCTGTGAAAGTATTGCGTTCGCAAAAACATTTGTTCATCGAAAAACCTATTTCATCTACTGTTGATGAGGCTTTATCACTGATAGAACTTGCTCGTGAAGCAAATGTGAAAGCCCAAGTAGGACATGTGGAAAGATTCAATCCAGCCTTTCTTGCCGCACGTCAGTTCGACCTTAAACCTATGTTTATTGAAACACATCGTTTGGCTGAGTTCAATCCACGCGGACTCGATGTTCCCGTTGTATTAGATCTAATGATACATGATATAGATATTATGTTGCACTTGGTGAAGTCGAATGTGAAACGCATCAGTGCCAGTGGTGTAGCCGTAGTGAGTGATACAGCAGATATTTGCAATGCACGTATTGAGTTTGACAATGGCTGTGTAGCAAACCTTACTTCTAGCCGCATCAGCATGAAAAATATGCGTAAAACTAGGGTGTTTCAAAAAGATGCTTATATATCAATCGACTTTTTAAACAAAGAAGTAGAGATGGTTCAAATGCACGACCTCGTAGGCACACCTGGCCCTTTTGATATGATTATGGAACTAGGTGATGACCGTACTTCCAAAAAGATTAGTTTTAATAATCCAGAGGTTCCTGCCACAAATGCCATTAAAATGGAGTTGGAAGACTTTGCCCACAGCATCCAACACAAAAAACCAACAGTAGTTAGTTTGCACGATGGCTATAGAGCTTTGGATGTAGCTTATCAGATATTGGATCAGGTGGAAAAAACCATGGTCAAGAATATTTGA
- a CDS encoding acyl-CoA carboxylase subunit beta has product MTTNPDFNRNEDNMRLLIQQYEHELSKIYKGGGDKARAKQHEQGKMLARERVEYLCDKDTEFFEIGAFAAWDMYTEYGGCPGAGVVTGIGIVKGRQCVIVANDATVKAGAWFPMSGKKNLRAQEIAMENRLPIIYLVDSAGVFLPLQDEIFPDKEHFGRIFRNNAMMSSMGITQIAAIMGSCVAGGAYLPIMSDEAMIVDKTGSIFLAGSYLVKAAIGEDIDNETLGGATTHCEVSGVTDYKCKDDADCLDRIRNIVDKMGKFDEAGFDRIASVAPKFDAKELYGIMPIDRSKPYDAIDIINRIVDNSEIEQYKEDYGKTIITGYARIDGWAVGIVANNRKLVKTKKGEMQLGGVIYNDSADKATRFIANCNQKKIPLVFLQDVTGFMVGSRSEHGGIIKDGAKMVNAVSNSVVPKFTVITGNSYGAGNYAMCGKAYDPRFIVAWPTSQLAVMGGEQAAKVLLQMRTATLKNKGEVITTEAEKELFDKIKNRYASQLSPYYAASRLWTDAIIDPAKTREWISMGILAANHAPITKQFNMGVLQV; this is encoded by the coding sequence ATGACCACTAATCCAGATTTTAACCGCAATGAAGACAATATGAGATTGCTGATTCAGCAATACGAACATGAACTTAGTAAAATATATAAAGGTGGCGGCGATAAAGCCAGAGCCAAGCAACACGAACAAGGAAAAATGCTCGCACGCGAACGTGTCGAATATCTCTGTGATAAAGATACTGAGTTTTTCGAGATAGGAGCCTTTGCAGCTTGGGATATGTATACAGAATATGGCGGTTGCCCTGGTGCTGGAGTTGTTACAGGTATTGGCATCGTAAAGGGACGCCAATGTGTGATAGTAGCAAATGATGCGACTGTAAAAGCTGGAGCTTGGTTCCCTATGAGTGGTAAAAAGAATTTACGTGCCCAGGAAATCGCTATGGAAAATCGTCTACCTATTATATATTTAGTGGATTCTGCTGGAGTTTTTCTTCCATTACAAGATGAAATATTCCCCGACAAGGAACATTTCGGACGTATATTTAGAAACAATGCTATGATGAGCAGTATGGGCATTACACAAATTGCTGCTATTATGGGAAGCTGCGTGGCTGGCGGTGCTTACCTACCTATTATGAGCGATGAAGCTATGATAGTAGATAAAACTGGCAGTATATTTTTGGCAGGGAGTTATTTGGTGAAAGCGGCCATTGGCGAAGATATAGATAATGAAACTTTGGGTGGTGCAACAACACATTGCGAGGTAAGCGGCGTTACTGATTATAAATGCAAAGATGATGCTGATTGCTTGGATAGAATCAGAAATATTGTAGATAAAATGGGTAAATTTGACGAGGCCGGTTTTGACAGAATAGCATCCGTTGCCCCCAAATTTGATGCGAAAGAACTATATGGTATTATGCCTATCGACCGCTCCAAACCTTATGATGCAATTGATATCATAAATCGAATTGTAGACAATAGTGAGATTGAACAATACAAAGAAGATTATGGTAAAACTATTATAACAGGTTATGCACGAATTGATGGTTGGGCAGTAGGAATTGTGGCTAATAATCGCAAGTTAGTAAAAACTAAAAAAGGAGAAATGCAATTGGGTGGTGTTATATATAATGACAGTGCCGACAAAGCCACACGTTTCATCGCAAACTGCAACCAAAAGAAAATACCATTGGTGTTTTTGCAAGATGTAACGGGCTTTATGGTAGGCAGCAGAAGTGAGCATGGTGGCATTATAAAAGATGGTGCGAAGATGGTAAATGCGGTAAGCAATTCTGTAGTTCCTAAATTCACAGTAATAACTGGAAACTCATACGGGGCAGGCAATTACGCCATGTGTGGCAAAGCTTATGACCCGCGATTTATTGTGGCATGGCCTACTTCGCAACTTGCCGTAATGGGTGGCGAACAAGCCGCAAAAGTACTTTTGCAAATGCGAACCGCCACTCTCAAAAACAAAGGCGAAGTAATAACCACAGAAGCTGAAAAAGAATTGTTCGACAAAATCAAAAACAGGTATGCAAGCCAACTCTCGCCATATTATGCCGCCTCACGTTTATGGACCGATGCTATTATAGACCCCGCCAAAACCCGTGAGTGGATTAGTATGGGAATTCTCGCTGCGAATCATGCTCCTATTACCAAGCAGTTTAATATGGGGGTGTTGCAGGTGTGA
- a CDS encoding SUMF1/EgtB/PvdO family nonheme iron enzyme, with protein sequence MKNLSYLLKPVVIIICLLWYSHSNANNLSISNLQLTGQNTSAGSGSTSNYILVQFDLSWENSFRDTVNWDAVWVYIKYKTSSGTTWKHATLSITGNTAPSGSTISVPTDKKGAFIYRSDTGSGTFSLTAVQLKWYYALDTIGDDDTYDIKVMGCEMVYVPQATYSLGAGGGSESYTFYKYGSSSYGSYSVSSESAITMGTSSGNLYARGYGPSATLSASFPKGYQAFYCMKYEISQGQYLEFLNCLTRTQQNYNVNCTLSADAPSKAYVLSNYATLLNRNYLTCPTSGNGTTNPVVFTCTAPTLVCNMLSWQEVAAYLDWSALRPITELEYEKACRGHQTPTSQEFAWGTTSPGTGNYNLSYRTTDSEYVSNASSSSSTSNCIYSATAAGSSMDGKTRCGVFANSSSNRTTSGASYYGIMELSGSVWERVVGIYTSTGRSFTGSHGDGNITSGGYANNSDWPGYSSGNITGGTGSAYRGGSMSYGTDRLRVSDRNWAGSTDYAKHQGRGGRG encoded by the coding sequence ATGAAAAATCTATCATACCTCCTAAAACCAGTAGTTATCATAATATGTTTATTATGGTACTCGCACAGCAATGCAAACAATCTATCCATCTCTAACCTACAACTAACGGGGCAGAACACCTCGGCTGGATCGGGCAGCACCAGTAATTATATATTGGTGCAGTTCGACCTTAGTTGGGAAAATTCTTTCCGTGACACTGTAAATTGGGACGCAGTTTGGGTATATATAAAATATAAAACAAGCAGCGGCACTACTTGGAAACATGCTACACTGAGCATTACAGGGAATACAGCTCCATCGGGTTCCACCATTTCTGTTCCTACCGATAAGAAAGGTGCATTTATATACCGTAGCGATACAGGAAGCGGCACTTTTTCGCTCACCGCTGTACAACTAAAATGGTATTATGCACTTGACACAATTGGTGATGATGATACCTACGATATAAAAGTGATGGGCTGCGAAATGGTGTATGTTCCGCAAGCAACATATAGTTTAGGTGCGGGTGGCGGAAGCGAATCATATACATTTTATAAGTATGGAAGTTCGTCGTATGGATCATATAGTGTGAGTTCAGAAAGTGCAATCACTATGGGTACCAGTAGTGGCAATTTATATGCTCGCGGATATGGGCCCTCAGCAACATTGTCAGCATCATTTCCTAAAGGCTATCAAGCATTTTACTGCATGAAATATGAAATAAGCCAAGGTCAATACCTCGAATTTTTAAATTGCTTAACACGTACCCAGCAAAACTACAATGTGAACTGCACCCTTAGTGCTGATGCTCCTTCAAAAGCCTATGTGCTATCCAATTACGCTACTTTGCTTAATCGCAATTACCTCACTTGCCCAACATCGGGCAATGGCACTACCAACCCCGTAGTATTTACTTGCACAGCACCCACACTTGTATGCAATATGCTAAGCTGGCAAGAAGTTGCTGCTTACTTGGACTGGTCGGCACTAAGGCCTATTACTGAACTTGAATATGAGAAAGCTTGTCGTGGCCACCAAACTCCTACATCTCAAGAATTTGCGTGGGGAACTACCAGCCCTGGCACTGGTAATTATAATTTAAGTTACCGAACAACCGATTCAGAATATGTGAGCAATGCAAGTAGTAGCAGCAGCACAAGTAATTGTATATATTCTGCAACAGCGGCTGGCTCAAGCATGGACGGTAAAACACGTTGCGGCGTATTTGCAAATTCATCATCAAACCGAACTACTTCTGGGGCATCCTATTATGGAATTATGGAATTGAGCGGAAGTGTATGGGAACGAGTGGTTGGTATCTATACCAGCACTGGCAGGTCGTTTACAGGATCGCACGGCGATGGAAATATAACGAGCGGAGGATATGCAAACAACAGCGACTGGCCAGGGTATTCTTCCGGAAATATTACAGGTGGCACAGGCTCTGCTTATAGAGGAGGAAGCATGAGCTACGGCACGGATAGGTTAAGAGTATCCGACCGCAACTGGGCAGGCAGCACCGACTATGCAAAACACCAAGGCCGCGGAGGTAGGGGGTGA
- a CDS encoding T9SS type A sorting domain-containing protein, whose amino-acid sequence MKNLIITTSLILCLQTIITAQTLNKYQGRSGDGYASASANKSSALPVILSSFNLIKNDKLVTLSWSTTSETSSELFMIQRSFDGVYFETINEQAAQGNSFTKINYSYTDSLNDQTGTIYYKLLQKDVNQYAKSVGVKTINFNGAAILLPLTLYPNPANEYITLLNENNNILRDFSVIIVGMDGKIYHNGLYTNSGIDVSNFAEGIYILNSFATPNQTLKFVVKH is encoded by the coding sequence ATGAAAAACTTAATTATAACAACCAGCCTTATTTTGTGTTTACAAACTATTATTACTGCACAAACACTCAACAAATATCAGGGACGAAGTGGCGATGGCTATGCTTCTGCATCAGCTAACAAAAGCTCGGCACTGCCTGTCATCTTAAGCTCATTCAATCTTATAAAAAACGACAAACTTGTTACCTTATCTTGGTCTACCACATCAGAGACAAGCTCTGAATTATTTATGATACAACGCAGCTTTGATGGTGTATATTTTGAAACCATTAACGAGCAAGCAGCACAGGGAAACAGCTTCACCAAAATAAATTATTCATACACTGATTCACTGAACGACCAAACAGGCACTATATATTATAAATTGTTGCAAAAAGATGTGAACCAATATGCTAAATCTGTTGGGGTAAAGACCATTAACTTTAATGGGGCTGCTATATTACTACCGCTTACTTTATATCCAAACCCAGCAAACGAGTATATAACCTTGCTGAATGAAAACAATAATATACTACGCGATTTCTCAGTAATTATAGTTGGGATGGATGGTAAAATATATCATAACGGCCTATATACAAATTCTGGAATTGATGTCTCAAATTTTGCAGAAGGTATTTATATATTAAATTCATTTGCAACGCCCAATCAAACGTTGAAATTTGTGGTGAAACATTAA
- the mutS gene encoding DNA mismatch repair protein MutS, whose translation MAAGKETPLMKQYTSFKTKYPDALLLFRVGDFYETFGEDAIKASQILGIVLTKRANGQASHIELAGFPYHSLDTYLPKLVRAGQRVAICEQLEDPKLAKGIVKRGVTELVSPGVAYSEKIVDHKSNNFLASIYFDKDQTGIAFLDISTGEFMAAQGSLAYIDKLLQSLKPAEVLISKPQLKTFKTLYTDSFYTYAVDDWIFMPDFAKEKLLKQFETTTLKGFGIDTLELGIIAAGAALHYVQENLQKEITHLNAISRLDESKYVWLDKFTIRNLEILSTASEKGTSLIDILDKTNTAMGSRLFKRWLVLPLKDLQPIQERLDSVEYFTKQQNDYIQLSDALQQMGDLERLISKVAMGRVNPRELYQLHRSMQLLPGIKTLCENSGHAPLMHLGQQLNLCTLIIDKIGHTVNADAPALLNKGGVINAGIDSELDELRAISHSGKDYLLQMQQREALATGITSLKIAYNNVFGYYIEVTHLHKNKVPPEWHRKQTLTNAERYITPELKVYEEKILGAEDKILSLEVKLYNSLVEEVAGYIGPVQQNAMVLAKLDCLCSYTKTAIEYNFCKPKLNEGHELQLLGCRHPVIERNMKAGEYYIPNDLMLNREEQQIIILTGPNMSGKSALLRQTALAVLMAQAGSFVACTEANIGLVDKVFTRVGASDNLSGGESTFMVEMTETASILNNLSDRSLILLDEIGRGTSTYDGVSLAWSITEFLNKQSFKPKTLFATHYHELNELEETHSGIKNYHISLKESGNKIIFLRKLLPGGSEHSFGIHVAKMAGIPQQVLKRANEILSHLEAQRGEIEGNDTRAAVKNIPQSTLQMNMFTLDDPLLTRINEEFRKIDLNHMTPMEALLKIQFLKNIFDKVE comes from the coding sequence ATGGCTGCAGGAAAAGAAACCCCATTGATGAAACAGTATACTAGTTTTAAAACTAAGTATCCTGATGCTCTGCTGCTTTTTCGTGTCGGCGATTTCTATGAAACCTTTGGTGAAGATGCTATAAAGGCTTCACAAATTTTGGGAATCGTGCTTACTAAAAGAGCCAATGGGCAAGCTAGTCATATAGAACTTGCTGGTTTTCCTTATCATTCTTTGGATACTTATTTGCCCAAACTTGTTCGTGCTGGTCAGCGTGTGGCAATTTGCGAACAATTAGAAGACCCCAAACTTGCCAAAGGAATTGTGAAACGTGGGGTGACCGAATTGGTATCGCCTGGGGTTGCATATAGTGAGAAAATTGTCGACCATAAATCCAATAATTTTTTAGCCTCTATATATTTTGACAAGGACCAAACAGGTATTGCTTTTTTGGATATATCTACAGGGGAGTTTATGGCTGCCCAAGGTAGCTTGGCTTATATCGATAAACTATTACAAAGTCTCAAACCTGCCGAAGTTTTGATATCAAAACCGCAACTTAAAACTTTCAAAACATTATATACTGATAGTTTTTATACTTATGCTGTTGATGATTGGATTTTCATGCCCGATTTTGCCAAAGAAAAACTATTAAAACAATTTGAAACGACCACACTTAAAGGTTTCGGAATTGATACACTTGAACTAGGTATTATTGCAGCAGGTGCAGCTTTGCATTATGTGCAGGAAAATTTGCAAAAAGAAATCACGCACCTAAATGCTATTAGCCGATTGGACGAAAGCAAATATGTATGGCTCGATAAATTCACCATCCGTAATCTTGAGATATTAAGTACTGCCAGCGAAAAAGGAACAAGTCTCATTGATATTTTAGATAAAACAAATACCGCTATGGGCAGTCGTTTGTTCAAGCGTTGGTTAGTATTGCCGCTCAAAGATTTGCAACCCATACAAGAGCGTTTGGATTCTGTAGAATATTTCACCAAACAGCAAAACGACTATATACAATTGAGTGATGCTTTGCAGCAAATGGGCGACCTCGAACGCTTAATTTCTAAAGTAGCAATGGGTCGTGTAAACCCTCGTGAATTGTACCAACTTCATCGCTCCATGCAATTATTGCCAGGCATTAAAACGCTTTGTGAAAACAGTGGACATGCTCCGCTGATGCATCTCGGCCAACAATTAAATTTGTGTACACTTATTATAGATAAAATTGGTCACACTGTAAATGCTGATGCTCCTGCTCTCCTCAATAAAGGCGGAGTAATTAATGCAGGAATTGATAGTGAATTGGACGAACTGCGAGCCATTTCGCATTCGGGAAAAGATTATTTATTGCAAATGCAACAACGTGAAGCCCTTGCTACTGGCATTACTTCGCTTAAGATTGCTTATAATAATGTATTCGGTTATTATATAGAAGTAACACACTTACACAAAAACAAAGTACCTCCCGAATGGCATCGTAAACAGACATTGACAAATGCTGAAAGATATATAACTCCCGAACTTAAAGTATATGAAGAAAAAATACTCGGTGCCGAGGATAAAATACTTTCGCTCGAGGTAAAACTATATAATAGTTTGGTGGAAGAAGTGGCAGGATATATTGGCCCTGTGCAGCAAAACGCAATGGTACTGGCCAAGCTTGATTGCCTATGTAGTTATACTAAAACAGCCATCGAATATAATTTTTGCAAACCCAAACTGAACGAAGGCCACGAACTACAATTGCTCGGTTGTCGCCATCCTGTTATAGAACGCAATATGAAAGCAGGCGAATATTATATACCCAATGATTTAATGTTGAATCGTGAGGAACAACAAATTATTATATTAACTGGCCCGAATATGTCGGGTAAATCCGCCTTGCTCAGGCAAACGGCACTGGCAGTTTTAATGGCACAAGCAGGGAGTTTTGTAGCATGTACGGAAGCTAACATTGGATTGGTAGATAAAGTATTTACCCGTGTGGGTGCTAGCGATAACTTATCAGGTGGCGAAAGTACTTTTATGGTAGAGATGACCGAAACCGCCAGTATTCTCAATAACCTTAGCGACCGCAGTTTAATTTTGCTCGATGAGATTGGTCGTGGTACAAGTACTTATGATGGTGTTTCTTTGGCATGGAGTATTACAGAGTTTTTGAATAAGCAAAGCTTCAAGCCGAAAACATTATTTGCTACGCACTATCATGAATTGAACGAGTTGGAAGAGACCCATTCAGGTATTAAAAACTATCATATATCACTGAAAGAAAGTGGCAATAAAATTATATTTTTACGCAAACTTTTACCCGGTGGCAGCGAACATAGTTTTGGTATACATGTAGCTAAAATGGCGGGCATACCGCAGCAAGTTTTAAAACGTGCAAACGAAATCCTCAGCCACCTCGAAGCACAACGCGGCGAGATAGAAGGCAATGATACTAGAGCTGCAGTGAAAAACATCCCGCAATCAACCTTGCAAATGAATATGTTCACTTTGGATGATCCGTTGTTAACCCGCATCAATGAAGAGTTCCGTAAAATTGACCTCAACCACATGACGCCGATGGAAGCCTTGTTGAAAATTCAGTTTTTGAAGAATATTTTTGATAAAGTGGAATAA
- a CDS encoding protein-L-isoaspartate(D-aspartate) O-methyltransferase, with amino-acid sequence MIIDTYKHKGLRRQLVDVLKAKGITDKTVLDALMEVPRHIFFTKDFEHYSYEDKAFPIAGGQTISQPFTVAMQSQLMDCKAGDKVLEIGTGSGYQSAVLCAMGLDVYSSEVVEVLHKKAGKYLELLGYTPQLHLSTGDLGWAEMAPFDKIIVTCGAEEVPNELMAQLKVGGIMVIPAGKGDDKTMLKIERQNATKFVSSNHGIFRFVPLV; translated from the coding sequence ATGATAATAGACACATATAAACACAAAGGGCTTAGGCGTCAACTTGTTGACGTTTTAAAAGCAAAGGGGATTACTGACAAAACTGTGCTTGATGCACTGATGGAGGTACCCCGACATATATTTTTTACGAAGGACTTTGAGCATTATTCTTATGAGGATAAAGCATTCCCGATAGCAGGCGGACAAACTATTTCTCAACCTTTTACAGTAGCTATGCAATCGCAGTTGATGGATTGCAAGGCTGGAGATAAAGTACTGGAGATAGGTACAGGCAGTGGTTACCAAAGTGCAGTATTATGTGCTATGGGTTTGGATGTATATAGCAGCGAAGTGGTGGAAGTGTTGCACAAAAAAGCAGGGAAGTATTTAGAGTTATTGGGATACACACCACAATTACATTTAAGTACAGGAGATTTGGGTTGGGCTGAGATGGCACCCTTCGATAAGATTATAGTAACCTGCGGTGCCGAAGAAGTTCCCAACGAACTAATGGCTCAATTAAAAGTGGGTGGTATTATGGTGATACCCGCTGGTAAAGGTGATGATAAAACAATGTTAAAAATAGAACGACAAAATGCTACCAAATTTGTGAGCAGCAATCATGGGATATTTAGGTTTGTGCCATTGGTATAG
- a CDS encoding T9SS type A sorting domain-containing protein codes for MKKIIFTLFISLTAGLIQAQTITLDWVKKIGGASFDEAYAVAVDPSGNIFIAGSFTGIVDFDPSPTKTFYITSASLSQDIFVCKLDAKGNFIWAKGMGGDFEESALTMAVDAEGAVYAAGFFQDFGDFDPGKQGYNMGSAGLDDIFISKLDADGNFIWAKRIGGTGYDYVNSMSLKNNVIYLAGTFQSTVDFDPSGNTTNLTSSGEFDIHVIKLDTAGKYIWAKAMGGVYSDGANSVSIDASENIYTTGFYQDDADFDPSNTIYTLKSQGGTEIFISKLDSSGKFVWAKRIGATSDDQALSIVSDDLGNVYTTGFFIGTVDFNPGPPKYDMTAAGGADAYVVKLDAKGNFAWAKQISGKGTELGNSITLDKFGNLYSTGYFDSTVDFDPGASVYNITSHNSLDIFVYKFDTSGNFKWAYSFGGTQTELGQSIITDKFGDVYTVGYFSDTANFGIDTAQTNQLISGGSSDMFIHKIKQCAASNADTNIQACYNVKLNNKNYDSTGIYYDTIANVRGCDSLITLHITIDKIDTAVIKNGNILTAKATGKTYQWIDCNKNYTPIAGQTSQSFKPVLNGDYAVIITFGNCTYTTICHNINNAGIAEQNQNYIQIFPNPTQGNFTINFSNIRRGEQNATLKIYNITGQVVLYKNNISGDSFNTNISEFGEGIYLLELTDYNGSWFKKIVVKE; via the coding sequence ATGAAAAAAATCATTTTTACGCTCTTCATCTCACTAACTGCGGGCTTGATACAGGCTCAAACTATTACCTTAGACTGGGTAAAAAAAATAGGTGGTGCTTCATTCGACGAGGCATATGCGGTAGCGGTTGACCCCAGTGGAAATATATTTATAGCAGGTAGTTTTACAGGAATTGTGGACTTCGATCCCTCCCCTACCAAAACTTTTTACATAACTTCTGCTTCTTTAAGTCAAGATATTTTTGTATGTAAACTCGATGCAAAAGGAAACTTTATATGGGCCAAAGGCATGGGAGGAGATTTTGAGGAATCCGCTCTTACGATGGCTGTTGATGCAGAAGGAGCAGTGTATGCCGCGGGTTTCTTTCAGGACTTTGGCGATTTTGACCCCGGTAAGCAAGGATATAATATGGGCTCTGCAGGATTGGACGATATATTTATTTCGAAACTGGATGCTGATGGAAACTTTATATGGGCCAAAAGAATTGGAGGAACAGGATATGACTACGTAAATTCTATGAGCTTGAAAAACAATGTTATCTATTTGGCTGGAACATTCCAATCAACAGTCGATTTTGATCCATCGGGCAATACCACAAACCTCACATCAAGCGGTGAATTTGATATACATGTTATCAAACTAGATACGGCAGGAAAATATATTTGGGCCAAGGCAATGGGTGGAGTATATAGCGACGGAGCTAATTCGGTAAGTATTGATGCTTCCGAAAATATATATACTACTGGGTTTTACCAAGATGATGCGGACTTCGACCCGAGCAACACAATTTATACATTAAAATCGCAGGGCGGTACTGAAATCTTTATTTCAAAACTCGACTCATCGGGCAAATTTGTTTGGGCAAAAAGAATAGGAGCCACGAGCGATGACCAGGCACTTTCCATTGTGTCTGACGATTTGGGAAATGTATATACCACAGGATTTTTTATTGGTACAGTTGATTTTAATCCCGGACCACCAAAATATGATATGACCGCCGCAGGCGGAGCAGATGCTTATGTAGTAAAACTAGATGCGAAAGGCAATTTTGCATGGGCCAAACAAATTAGTGGTAAAGGAACAGAATTGGGAAACTCCATTACTTTGGATAAATTTGGAAATTTATATAGTACCGGGTATTTTGATAGTACCGTGGATTTTGACCCAGGAGCATCCGTATATAATATTACTTCCCACAACTCATTGGATATATTTGTATACAAGTTTGATACTTCGGGCAATTTTAAATGGGCATATTCATTCGGTGGAACCCAAACAGAATTAGGCCAAAGTATTATAACAGATAAATTCGGAGATGTATATACTGTAGGTTATTTTAGTGATACGGCAAACTTCGGTATCGACACTGCACAAACCAATCAACTTATATCGGGAGGCAGCAGTGATATGTTCATCCATAAAATAAAACAATGTGCCGCATCAAATGCAGATACAAATATTCAGGCTTGTTACAACGTTAAACTCAATAATAAAAACTATGACAGTACTGGAATATATTATGATACCATTGCCAACGTGAGAGGCTGCGATAGCTTAATTACTTTGCATATTACTATTGACAAAATAGATACTGCAGTTATAAAAAACGGGAATATACTTACTGCAAAAGCTACTGGAAAAACCTACCAATGGATTGACTGTAATAAAAACTACACTCCCATTGCAGGCCAAACCAGTCAAAGCTTTAAACCCGTGTTGAATGGTGATTATGCGGTAATTATCACCTTTGGGAATTGTACATATACCACTATTTGCCATAATATTAACAATGCTGGTATTGCGGAACAAAATCAAAACTATATACAAATATTTCCCAATCCTACCCAAGGAAATTTTACTATCAATTTCAGCAATATTCGCCGCGGCGAACAAAATGCTACCCTCAAAATATATAACATAACAGGGCAAGTAGTATTATATAAAAACAACATATCGGGCGATAGTTTCAACACGAATATTTCTGAATTTGGCGAAGGGATATACTTGCTCGAATTGACTGATTACAATGGCAGTTGGTTCAAAAAGATTGTAGTGAAAGAATAA